Within the Achromobacter spanius genome, the region GCAATGGCCGCGCCCACGCCCGCCTTGCCGTCCGTCGTGGCGACAGCGCCGGCCACGGTGGCCAGTACGCTCAGGTCGCGCGCTTGCACCGTGATGTCGCGCGCCGATACCTTGGCCGCGTTGCTCAGCACCGCGATGTTGGCGTAGTCCGCCACGCCCACGGCGGCCGAACCCGCCACCGCGACGCCCTTCTGCCCCTTCGCCCCGGCCATGCCGGCCGCGATGGTGACCGCCACGCCGGTACGACGCGCGGCCAGGGCCAGATTGGCCGTCACCGCCGCCAATTCCCCCACCGCCATCACTTCGGCACGGGCTTCGCCGCCCAGCATGTTCATGCTGTAGGCGCCCGCGATGCCCACGTTCGACTTGGCGGAGTCCGACTGCGCCAGCGCCGCCGAGCCCGACAGGGCCAGCGCGTGCGTGTTGTTCAATGCCGTGATCGACGCATCGCCGCCAATCTTGATGACCATGCCCGCCGCGTTCACGTAGGCCTGGGCAAAGTCGCTGACCATGTTGACGGCCACCGCGCCCGAGATCGCCACGCCTGCCTTGGACGGCTGGCTGCCGGCCCCGCCACCTGCACCACCGCCAGTCGCCGCGCCCGCATCCTGGGTCAGTTCGCCGACCTTGCTGCTCAGTTCATCCAGCTTGGTCGAGACATCCGTGGACGACGACCCGTCGCCCTGGCTGCCCGGCAGCTTGATGGCCGACGTGTCGGTGCCACTGCCGCCGGTGCTGCCGCCACTGCTGCCGCCCGTGCCCGCACCGGTGCCCGTCCCCGCGCCCGCCACGGGGCTGGACACGCGCGAGCCTGCCACCGCGAAGTTGCCCACAAAGCCCTTGTTTTCCGCCCGCACCGATAGCGACGCGGCCGAGAACGAACCCGCCGGCAAGCCCGTGGGCGCGCCATCGGACACGCGCAGCGTGTCGCCGATCAGCGCCTGGGTCCAGCGGTTCACATCATTGATGGACACGCTCATGCCCACGCCCGCCGCCTGCGAGCTGGCGGCGGCACCTGCAATGGTGCCAACCCACGTGGCGTCCGTCGCCTGGATGATGGCCGCGCCGCTGGCGTCCACCGTTGCACCACGCCCAACCTGCGCCAAGGTTGTCGCGCTGGTCGAGTTGACCAGCACCACGCCGTTGACGGCCAACGTCTTCGCCTGGCCGCCCGAAGCGCCCAAGGTGACCGAGATCAATTCATTGTCGGCATTGACCGTCAGCTTGCCGGTGTTGATCACGGCCGTGTCGCTGACCACCGCGCGCGTGTCGTGCTTTGCGGCGTTCACATACACCGACACGCCAATCGCCGAGCCTTCCTTCGAGCTGCTGCCGTAGTCAAAGCCTTGGTACTTCGGCGTCAGGAAGCCCTTGGCCAGGTCCTTGCCGTAGCTCATGCGGCTTTGGCCGTCCGCCTTGGGATCGGCCTTTTGCAAGGACTTCGCCCCGCCGATGGATATCGACGGCAGGATGATGTTGCCGACCAGGTTCAAGCGCTGCGAGGAGTTCTCGGCGTCAACCGTGACATCCCCGGCGGCGCCGCTGGCCAGGCGCGTGTCGATCTTGCCCGCCACATTGGCCAGCGTCTTGGTGTCTTGCACCAAAACGGTGAAGGCGCCCGACAGCGCCAGCTTCTTGCTCTTGGCGGTGGCGCTGGCCCAACTGCTGAAGCTGGACGAAATGCCGCCCGTGCTGGTCAGCGTGGCCTGCAAGTTGTTCAGGAAGCTGGTGGCGGCGGCGCTGGCCACCGACATCTTGGCGCTTGTACCATCGGCCGCGTTCCACTTGGTGTCGATGCCATCGAACGGCGCGTACAGGTTCACCAGCCACAACTTGTTTGGGTCGATCTGGTTCAGCGAGCTGGCCGTGGCGGTCACATCGCCGCCATTCGTGGTGATGGTGGCCAGGTTGCTGATGCTGGCCTGCGTCTTGACGGTGTCAATCCCGATGATCACCGCGGCCGCCGCGCCAAAGTCGGAACCGTCCGGCCCCGCCGCGCGTTCCGGCTGGTTGGTGGTCAGGTTGTTTTTCTTGTTCAGAAAGGCCTGCTTGTCGGCGATGGCCTGATCATCCACCCCGCTCATGACGGTGAGCTTGGTGTTGTACTGCGTCACCGCATTGACGGTGACGTCGCCGCCCGCCGTGGTGACCGTGGCGGCGTTGATGCCGTTACCGATGCGGGCGGTCGTCGTGATATTACTCATCGACATGCCCAGCGCCGCGCCCACCTGGAACTCGGTGGACGGGTTGTCGATTTCCTTCTGGATGCCGGCATCGTATTTGGCGCGGTCCTCGAAGTCCTTTTCCTGCTTGATTTCCTTGACCTTGTCGCCGAACTTGCCGCCCCGGCTATCGGATACCAGCGCGCTGAAGAAGCTCTTCACGTACTGCGTGCCGGTGCCCAGGCCGCTGGTAACGCCGCCCACGGCGGGGGTAACCGTCTTGGAAATGGCCGCGCTCTTGGCCTCGGTCTGCACCGACGTCAGATAGTCGCTGCCCGTCGCGGCACGGCCGCCCAGAATGGTTTTGACCGAGATCGCGCTGCCCGTGTCCACCGCGCGGGCTTCAACGAGGACCTTGCCCGCGTTGCGCGTCACGACCGAGCCATCCATGAAGGCTTCGGTGCTGAGCTGGTTGTAGGCAAAGCCCACGGCCACGCCCACCTTGGCCACGCTGGCCTTGTACTTGCCGGTTTCTTTCGACGGGTCGATCTTGCCGTCCGCCCCGGTCACGGGCTGGGTGTCGTCGCTTTCCGCCATCGCGCCCTTGGCCGTGATGGAAATTGTGCTTTTGTGATTCGTGATGGCCTGGATGGTGACATCGCCGCCCACGCCGCTGACGGTGCCGGTCATGGGGTCGGCGGTGTGCTGCAAGCCGGTTTCCAGGCGCGCGGACGCACCGATATGCACCGTGGATTCGCTCAGCACAACCGCCACGCCCACGCCGATCACAGCCGGCACGGCACCCATCTGCCCTGGCAGCAGGGCAATGGACATCTCGTTCGTGACTTCGGACTTGATGGTGATGGCCTTGGAGGCCAGCACCGTGCCTTGCACGTCAATGTTCGAATAATTTTGCAGCACGCCGACCGCGATTCCAGCCACCTTGGCCACCAGCGGGCTTAGCGTGACCGTGGCCGACGAGGTGGACGTGATCGTCACATCGCTGTTGGACACCAGGCGGGCCTGCGTGCCGACATTGATGGACGACTTATAGGTAATGCCCGCCCACGACGCCATGGCGCTGGCGCCGTCCAGGAATGTCATGAGCGCATCGAACGCGGAGTTCACCCCGCCCGCCAAGGTGCCCAAGATGCCGCTCTGGTTCGCGCCGTTCTTGATCAGCGGGTCCAGGGCGTAGTCTTTGCTGTCGATCTTGGTCGTCAGGCTGACGCCCGAGCCGCCCGCGTCCTTGGCCCACAACGTGGCGTTGTTGATGGTGATGCGGGTTTCCAGCGTGTAGATCTGGGCGAAACCGCTGCGCCACGGTCGGTAGCGCTGCGCCGCCAATTCGACGGCGCCCGCCGCCAGCACGATGTTCGCGCCCGACGTGGCACCCACCGTGATCTTCTCGCCTTCCAGCCGCAGGGTATGGGCATTGTCCAGCGTGATGTCTGTGAGCACCGAGAACGATTGCCCACGGATGGTGACGTTGCGGCCCGTCACGGTGAGCGCCGTGTCGACCGTGCCGCTGCCGATGTCCAGCACATAGTCCAGCTTGTCGGTGTTGGCGCCCATCGTCACGCCGACAATTCCGCCGGTGTTCGAGATCAGGTTCGACAAGGCCGTGCCCGCGCCCAGCGCCATCACTTGCAGGCTGTTGCCTGAGCCCGTGTTTGACGCCAGCGACACCGTGACCGTGCCTGCCGTGGTGTCGGCGGGCTGCGTCACCACGAAGGAGACGTTGCTGGTGTTGCCCATCAACGTGTCGTAACCGCCACTGGTCGCCAGCGTGACGGGTTTGCTCCACGTGGATGCATCCAGCGTGGTCGCACCCGTGGTGTTGGTGGCGATGAGGGTGGCGTCAGAGAACGAATTGCCGCCAAAGTTCACGATCGACGTGCTGGCGCCGCCATTGTCGTAATGCACGTTTCCGTTGCTCAGCACCGCGCCCACGCTGGTGTTGACCACCAAGTGATTGCTTGCCGCGGCTTGCGTCTGGATGTTGTTGCCCGCGCCGGTGTTCAGCGCGGCTTGGCCATAGTTGACGACAAAGGTGTTGTCGCCGCCGCCCGAGCGGATGGTGGAATTCGTGCCTGCCAGCACGAACTCCGTCTGATGGCCAATCGCCAGCGCCGCGCCAGTCAGCACGCCGGCACTGTTGGAGCTGCTTTGCAACTGCCCCGCCGCGATCAGGCCCAGCTTGTAGGCCGCATCCGACAGGCTGACGGTGGAGTTCGAGACCGTGCCGTCCGCGTTCAGCGCCGCCTGCATGCCCGGCGCCAGCGAGAACACGCCCGAGAAACCGGCCGCAATCGCGTCCTGGCTGTAGGCCACCTGCAAACGCCCTTGGGCATCGAGGCTGGCCGTGAGCGCGTACAAATAGTCCCAAGGCGTGGTGGTGTCGGTATCCGGAATCAGCTTGCCCGTGTTCGGGCCGCTGACGGCAACACGCAACGGTTCGCCCGCCGCGTTCACCATGATGCCGGCGCCGATGGCGTCCAGCAGATCTTGAACCGTGCGCACGCCTTCCAGGCCGACATCGACCCGCGCGTTGGCATGGTTGGGAAACACGAACGCCAGCGCCGGGCCTTCGGCCGGCGTGTAGCCCGACGTCAGGTCGGACAGATAGGTTTGCGTGGTGACGCCGGTGAAGGCAGTCGTGTCCACCGTGTTGGCAGTTGCCCCGCCCTGCACCACGAAGCGGAAATCATTCACGTTGGTGAATGCGCTGTTGATCGTGACGCCGCCCGCACTGATCGCAACCTGGCTGTTGTTCAGCGCCACGTTCTTGCCGCCGGTGGACAGCTCGACGGTGTTCGAACCGGCCGAGCCGATCACCTGGGTGGCATAAGCGTTGCTGATGACGAAATAGTTCGACAGGCCGGCCACGCCGTCCAGCACCGCCGTGCCGGCAAAGCGCGAGGTGTCGATCCAGTTACCGTATTCGCCGCTGACGATGCGGGCGCTGGTGATGCCGGTGTAGGTGGAGGCCGTGGCCTGCGTTTCGCTGGCGGAACGCTTGATCCAGGTGGTGCCGCCCGTTTGCTCGAACGACACGTAGCCCACGCCGCCTGTCGCGGCCGTCTGCGCGACATAGTCCGCGCCGGCTATACCCGTCAGGCCATCGGCCGCCACGACCAGTTCGGTCGTGGCGTTGGCGCCCGTGCCGCCCGTGATCGCGTAGCGCCCACCCAGCAGCATGACCTGATGCTTGGTGTTGGCACCCGAACCGGACTTGATGACGCCGCCCGCCATCAGGCCGCTGACCAGCACCGTGTTGCCACTGAACGCCGACGCATCGATCAGCATCGAACCCAGGCCGCCGTTCAGGCGCGCGTCGCTGAAGACGCCATGCAGCGTGTTCGCCAGCACCGGCGCCGCCTGGCCCGCCGCCAGCGCGGTGCCGTCGGTTTGGTACGCGGCTGTCAACGCCGTGTTGGACAGCGTGAAATTCCACTCGCCGTTTTCGTCCAGCGTGTTGCTGAGCGACCCCGCCTGCGCCCAGAGCTCGTTGGCGCCCTGGTAGCCGGTAAACGTGTTGTGGCCCAAGCCGCCCTTCAGGACGTTGGCGCCCGCGCTACCGATCAGGGTGAGATCGCCGCGATAATTCGTGCCGTCCAGCGTGACGACGGTGCCCGCGTGCGCGGCCGTGCCCGCCGCTGCCGTCGGGTCAATGGTGCGATAGTCCTGCAAGGTCACGGCGTTCACGCCGCGCAGGGTCACCGTCGTGGCGGCTCCCGCGCCCACGGGCGTGTTCGTCAACGTGGCCGAGGTCTTGTCGCCGCTGAGCGTGGCGTTGCTGTCCACGCCCGCGATGTATTCGGTGGCGCCGCCCGTGGCCAGGTTGCCGATCACCAGATCGTTGCCGCCGCCCCCGCTGATGCGGTTCTGGGCAAGGCTGCTTGCCACGGTAATGATGTTGTCGCCCAGGCTGCCGACGATGTCGTTGCCATAGGTGCCGCCCGCGCCGATGACGTTGCTGATGTTCAGCACGCCGGCCATGCCGCTGGCGTCGTACAGGCCGGTGTTGCCGTCCTGGAAGTTCAGGTTGACGGTAACGTTGTCTTCATAGGCCGAGTAGTCCAGCGTGGTCTTTCCGGCCACGCCGAAGAACATCTGCACGTCAAGATTGCTGACCAGCGCGGTGGCGCCGTTCAGGTTGTTGACGCTGCCGTCGGCGGCCACGCCCGCGCCCAGGTACACGGAGATGCCGCCGCTGGTCTGCACACGGGCGGTAACGTCAACGCCATATTGGGAAAGGTCCAGGGTGTTGCCGCTTTGGCCAGCCTGCTGGGTCAGGGTAAAACCGATGGCGCCGCCTGCAACGATGTAGGTGTTGCCGCCGCCGCTGCCGCTGATGATGTCTTGCGAATTATTGATCGTGACGGTGGTGTCGCCCACCACCGTGATCTTGTTGCCGCCCTGCGTCGAACCTTTGACTCCGCTGATCGCGCGCACATAGCCGAATCCGGTCGGCGGCGGCGGCGGAACTTCCTCGCCATTGGCGTCGGCCGTGGGGCCGGACAGGTCCACCGTGATGCCGGTGGCGTATCCGCTGTAGTCCAGCAAGGTCTTGCCGTCCAGCGCGGTGCCGATCAGGTTGAAGGTCTTGCCGCCGATCTTCAGGCTTTGCGTGCCGTCGGCCGACTTGAACACCACGTTCACGGTGTGCTGCGTCCAGACGTTGGCGGCGTCCACCGTCGAATACTGAATCTGGTAGGCGTCGTCGTTGCTGATGATGGCGGTGACGTTGCCCTTGATGCCCGAGAAGTCCAGCGTGTTGTTGCTGTTCTCGTCGTCGTCGTTGCGCACCCAGACGCCGTTTTCCTGCTTCATGCCCTGGCGCACTTCAATCGTCGTCACGGCAGCGGTCGAGCTATTGTCGAAGACGAAGGTGTTGTTGCTGCCGTAGCCGATCAGGTGGTCATTGGTGGCCACGCCCTGCAAGGTCGAGCCGCCCGATTGCAGGCCGGTGGCGCTGGCCATTACGCCGTTCCAGCTGGCGACCGTGACCGAGTTGGTGTCGATCACGCCGTTGCGGTAGTCCAGCACCCAGTCGCCGCCCAGCGCGGCGCTGCCGACGGTGTGCGTGGCGGCCGCCACGTCCGCGCGCGTGATGGCGGACAGGCTGTCCACGAAGGCAATGCCGCCCTTGCCGGCGGCCACGTTGCAGCCGTACAGCAGCAGGTCGCCGTCGTCCGACAAGGCGTCGCCCCAGGCGCGCAGCTGTTCCTTGTAGGTGTCAAGCTGGCCTTCGCCCAGCGTCGCGGTGCCCAAGCTCAGCGAGCCGGCGCTGCCGTGACTCATGATCTGCACCGCCGCCAGATCCTTGTGCTGACCCAGAATCTGCGTGATCTGGTCCACGCCGTCGTAACGGCCATCCAGCACGATGATCTCGGTGTCGTGCGCGCGCAGCACCTGCGCTTGCGGGCCATCGCCCGTGGGCTTGATCAGGCCGTCCAGGCCTTCGGTCTTGCCGCTGATCAGGCCATACAAGCCTTGCACGATCTGCTCGGCGTTATCAACCGCCGGGTCCACGAAGATGATCTGGCGCACCGGCGTCTGTTCGGACTGCGTGGTGTAGCCGGCAACGTTCGCCGCCTGCGCCGACGGCTTGGCCGCGTTGGCTTCCTGCCCGGGCAACCACGCCTTGGCGTCGCCCTGGCGCGTGGCGTTGGCCTTCGCGTACTGGTCCAGCGTCAGCATGTCGCTGTGCTGCGCCACCGCCTTGAAGGCAGCGCGTTCCACCAGATACGGATGGGTGCCGGGCGCGGAGGGCTTCTTGCCTTGATGCGCGCCGGCTGCTGGATCGGCCGGCGCCACAACGGGCGCCTGGTCGCTCGTGGGCGGCGGCGGCGGCACAAGCAGGTCGGCCGACATGAGATAGCGGCGCTCCAGCGCCTCGAAGAGTGGCCGCCTGCGGAACAAGGATTGCTGCACCTCGCGGGAGGAACGGCCGGTCCACAGTTTGCGCGCCAGTTTCTTCATGCTCATATCGTCGCTCGACATTTGTTATTGCGGGCGCCGGACACGCCCAAAATTTTGAACTTTCCTACGTGCGCGCAAAGGGCCGCGCACGCCCTGCCTTTGCTGCTTACAGAATCTGCTGGCTGATCGCCGCGATATCCGCGGCGTTCAGCGTGCCTGCTGCTTGCTTGAGCTTCAGGCCGTCCAGCACAAAGTTGTAGCCAGCCTCGGCCTGCTGGCGCTTGGCGTTGTACAGATTGCGCGAGGCGTCCAGCACGCTCACGATGTCGTTCAGCCCTGCCGAGAAGCCCTCTTCCTTCAGCTTCAGCGCCAGCTCAAACGACTCCACCGAACTGTTCAGCGCGCGTATGCGATCCACGCCGATGACGATGTTCTGGAATGACGAGAACACCTGGCGCTGCACCTTGCGGCGCGTCAGGCTCAAGTCAGACGACGCGGCACTCAGGCGGCTAGCGGCGGCGTGGCTCATGCCGTACGTGTAGCCGCCCTGAAAAATCGGCACCGACAGATTCACCGTGAAGCGGGTATCGGCCACCGTGCTGCCGCCGCCAAACAAGCTGCCGCCGGTTTCGTTGCGGCCGGTGGACGCGCGCAGGTTCACGCTGGGGTAGTAGCCCGCCTTCTGCACCGCCACTTCCTTTTCCGCCACGGCCACGCCGGCCGACGCCGCGCGGATCGACCAGTTCTGGTCCAGCGCCGTGCGCAGCCAGGCTTGCGCGTCGTTGGGCGCGGGCAAGGTCATCGGCAGGTCTTTGCGGACCGGACGCAGCTTCAGGTTGCCGTAGCCGATGATTTCCTGAATGGCTTGTTGCTTGTCCAGGTAATCGTTTTGCGCCAGCAACGTGTTGGCGTCCTGGATGTCCAGACGCGCCTGCACTTCGCTGACACCCACGCGGGTTTCCTGGCCGCTCTGATAGCGTGCCTGCACCAGTTCCATCTGCTTTCTGGTGGTGCGGCGCTCGGCCTCGGTCAGCTCCACCTGATCTTGCGCGGCCAGCACGCTGAGATAGGCCGTGGCGGTACGCAGCATCAGGTCCTGTTGCGCGTAGGCGTAGCTGGCCACTTCCTTGCGTTCGGCGTCCTGCGCCTGGCGCCACTTGTGATAGGCGCCCAGTTCAAAGAGGGGCTGGTTCAAGGTCAGCGCCCAGCCGTTTTCGGCCCAGTTGGCGCGGCCCGTCTGGTACACGGCGTTTTCGCTATCCACCACGTTCTGCTTCACGCGGCTGCGGTTCACTTCGCCGGTAACGCTGGGCAAGAGGCCCGCGCGCGCGGACGTCACGCCGTAACCCACCGCTTGCAGTTCTTGATAGGCGCCCTGCAATTGCGGGTCGTTCTGAAGCGCCATCATGTAAACCTGGTCAAGCGTCATCGGATCGCTTTGATCCGGCAACTGCGCGCCGTTATAGGCCGGGTTGTCTTCCGGCAGGTACGACGCGGGCGCGGGCAAGACGGTGTTCTCGTCAAAACGCGGCGCAGGCGACGGCGCAACCTCGTCCATCTGCGCGCTGGGCGTGGTCTTGCCGAAACGCGAGTCCTGTTCCGGCGTGCGCTGGCCCATCATGAGCGTGCCACTTTCGGTCTGCACGCCGCTGGTTGCGGCGGTGGTTGTGGCGGTGGTTGTGGCGGTGGTTGTGGCGGTGGTTGTGGCGGGCGTGGCGTCGGTCTTTTCGGCATTTGCTGCCGGCGCGCCGCTGCGCGCGGCGCAGCCCGCCACGCCCATTGCC harbors:
- a CDS encoding TolC family outer membrane protein yields the protein MTDNDKLLFRPAHARTGMIALAVLTAMGVAGCAARSGAPAANAEKTDATPATTTATTTATTTATTTAATSGVQTESGTLMMGQRTPEQDSRFGKTTPSAQMDEVAPSPAPRFDENTVLPAPASYLPEDNPAYNGAQLPDQSDPMTLDQVYMMALQNDPQLQGAYQELQAVGYGVTSARAGLLPSVTGEVNRSRVKQNVVDSENAVYQTGRANWAENGWALTLNQPLFELGAYHKWRQAQDAERKEVASYAYAQQDLMLRTATAYLSVLAAQDQVELTEAERRTTRKQMELVQARYQSGQETRVGVSEVQARLDIQDANTLLAQNDYLDKQQAIQEIIGYGNLKLRPVRKDLPMTLPAPNDAQAWLRTALDQNWSIRAASAGVAVAEKEVAVQKAGYYPSVNLRASTGRNETGGSLFGGGSTVADTRFTVNLSVPIFQGGYTYGMSHAAASRLSAASSDLSLTRRKVQRQVFSSFQNIVIGVDRIRALNSSVESFELALKLKEEGFSAGLNDIVSVLDASRNLYNAKRQQAEAGYNFVLDGLKLKQAAGTLNAADIAAISQQIL